CCGAACTGCGGTCGGCGGTCGAACCCACCGCGGCAGAACTGGCCGCTCAGCACAGCCCGCCGGAACTCTCCGCCGAGCTCATGACGATCGCCGCGCAGATGCGCTCCGCCGGGCGGGCGGGCGACTTGGACCGGTTCCTCGAACTCGACATCCACTTCCACCGTCTGGTGCTGCACGGCTCGGGCAACGAGATGTTCGCGGCCCTGGACGATTCGATCGCGGCCGTCCTCACCGGACGCACCTCGCTCGGCCTGATGCCGACGCACCCGCATGAGGAAGCGATGCAGTGGCACGTCGACGTGGCCGACGCGATCCAGGGCGGACACCCGGACCGGGCACGGACCTCGATGGAGCAGATAATGCGACGCACGGTCTCCGAGGTGCAGTCGGTGTGGGCCGCCGAGCCCCGAGCGCTGGTGTGAAAAAGCGGCCGCAAGCCCACACGGGTGGACCTGCGGCCGCTCAGCTCAGAAGCTCAGAAGCTCAGCAGCACCTTGCCGGACACGGACGAGTCACGGGCCACTTCGAACGCCTGCAGCGCCTCGGATGCCGGAAACTCATGCGTAACGATCGGGTCGACGTACAGCGATCCATCCGCGAGTGCGGCGATGACCTCGTCGATCTCGTCGTTGAAGCGGAACGAGCCGACCAGTTCCAGCTCGCGAGAGATCGCCAGCGCGATGAGCGCGGGCTGCTCCCCCGACGGCAGCAGGCCGACCATGACGACTCGACCGCCACGCGCCGCACCCTGGAACGCCGAGGCCAGTCCGAAGCGGTTTCCGGATGATTCGAAGACCACGTCGGCCGCGACGGAGGCGATGGCCTCGGCATCCGTGGCCTGGATGGTCCGGGCGGCACCGAGCTTGACCGCGTTCTCAAGCGGCGCATCATGCACGTCGGTTGAGATGATCTCGGCGGCGCCGGCGCGCTTGGCGACGGCGGTGATGAGCAGGCCGATCGGCCCGGAGCCGGTCACGAGCACCCGCTTGCCCGTCAGGTCGCCGGCGCGCGAGACGGCGTGCCAGGCGACCGCAGCGGGCTCGACGATCGCGGCATCCCGCAGCGAGAGCGATTCGGGAAGGGTGCGCAGCATGCGTGCGGGAAGCGCGACGTGGCGGGCGAACGCGCCCTCGG
The Diaminobutyricimonas sp. LJ205 genome window above contains:
- a CDS encoding FadR/GntR family transcriptional regulator → MPPSLHSRVVDDLGRLIVSGDAAPGSVMLADELERRLGVSRSVIREAVRVLESMGLVEAVKRVGIRVLPISRRNAFDPQLIQWRLGGDGLGAQLRSLTELRSAVEPTAAELAAQHSPPELSAELMTIAAQMRSAGRAGDLDRFLELDIHFHRLVLHGSGNEMFAALDDSIAAVLTGRTSLGLMPTHPHEEAMQWHVDVADAIQGGHPDRARTSMEQIMRRTVSEVQSVWAAEPRALV
- a CDS encoding L-idonate 5-dehydrogenase, encoding MTTIPTETLAVVAHGKGDLRVETIAVPSPEGSEAIVEIAYGGICGSDLHYWLEGAAGESILKEPMILGHEVVGTVLQQAADGTGPVAGTRVAVHPATANGTWPEGRANLATRGTYLGSAAHHPHTEGAFARHVALPARMLRTLPESLSLRDAAIVEPAAVAWHAVSRAGDLTGKRVLVTGSGPIGLLITAVAKRAGAAEIISTDVHDAPLENAVKLGAARTIQATDAEAIASVAADVVFESSGNRFGLASAFQGAARGGRVVMVGLLPSGEQPALIALAISRELELVGSFRFNDEIDEVIAALADGSLYVDPIVTHEFPASEALQAFEVARDSSVSGKVLLSF